From Synchiropus splendidus isolate RoL2022-P1 chromosome 10, RoL_Sspl_1.0, whole genome shotgun sequence, the proteins below share one genomic window:
- the olig2 gene encoding oligodendrocyte transcription factor 2, which produces MDSDTSRVSSRPSSPEVDDIFMSTLKKSVHGFSGTVSSTQSDSSSDLTGLRGLSGVDEDTLSLRMMSKKDRKLLSENELQSIRLKINSRERKRMHDLNVAMDGLREVMPYAHGPSVRKLSKIATLLLARNYILMLSNSLEEMKRLVSEIYGSGHHSGFHPSACGTMTHAGPVGPGHPAAPHASHPAVHHPLLPPPPVSSASLSAPGISAVTSVRPHHGLLKAPSAAAGPLGSSFQHWGVGTGMPCPCSMCQVPPPHVTSMSSVSMSRLTGDSK; this is translated from the coding sequence ATGGATTCAGACACAAGCAGAGTCTCCAGCAGACCCTCGTCTCCCGAAGTGGACGACATCTTCATGTCCACCCTGAAGAAGTCGGTCCACGGCTTCTCCGGCACCGTGTCCTCCACCCAGAGCGACTCCTCCTCGGACCTCACCGGCCTGCGCGGACTCTCCGGAGTGGACGAGGACACGCTGTCGCTGCGCATGATGTCCAAGAAGGACCGCAAGCTTCTGTCCGAGAACGAGCTGCAGTCCATCCGCCTCAAGATCAACAGCCGGGAGCGCAAGCGCATGCACGACCTGAACGTGGCCATGGACGGACTCCGCGAGGTCATGCCGTACGCGCACGGCCCCTCCGTGCGTAAACTGTCCAAGATCGCCACCCTGCTTCTGGCCAGAAACTACATCCTGATGCTGAGCAACTctctggaggagatgaagcGGCTGGTCAGTGAGATTTACGGGAGCGGACATCACAGTGGCTTCCACCCGTCAGCCTGCGGGACCATGACTCACGCAGGGCCGGTGGGGCCGGGACACCCCGCGGCTCCTCACGCCTCTCACCCGGCGGTGCACCACCCGCTCCTGCCgcctcctcctgtctcctccGCGTCTCTGTCCGCTCCCGGCATCTCCGCCGTGACCTCGGTCAGACCTCACCACGGACTCCTGAAAGCGCCCTCGGCTGCCGCGGGGCCCTTGGGCAGCAGCTTCCAGCACTGGGGAGTCGGCACCGGGATGCCTTGCCCGTGCAGCATGTGCCAGGTCCCTCCGCCGCATGTGACCAGCATGAGCTCAGTGTCCATGTCCAGGCTGACCGGAGACTCCAAGTGA